CGTCACTGCGGCCATCCGCCGTTCGGGTTCTGGGAATACGGCAGGATTTACAGCGGGCCGGCTTATGCCAGGCGCAACGTGAGTGAAGCGCTCAACGCTGGGGTGGATATACGTGTGAAGCATTCAGTGATCAAGCTGGGCGCAGGCGGCCGCTTGGAAGTCGTCAGCCCGCAAGGGCAGACCCGCCTCCAGGCGCAGCGGGTGTTGATTACCACCGGCGCAAGGGAAACGCCGCGCTCGGCGCAGCTGGTAGGCGGCGATCGTCCGTTGGGGGTGATCAACACGGGCGCCTTCCAGTCGTACCTTTACCTGGAACACCTCAAGCCGTTTGAGCGCCCGCTGATCGTTGGCACTGAGCTGGTCAGCTTGTCTTCAATCATGAGTTGCAGGCGTGCCGGTATTCGGCCCGTGGCGATGATCGAGGCGAATAACCGCGCCACCGCGCGCTGGCCACTGTCGCTATTCCCGCGCCTGTGCGGTGTACCCATGCATTACGGCGCGCAGTTGGTCGAGATTCATGGCACGGGTCGCGTCGACGGCGCAAGTGTGCGCTTGGCCAATGGCAGCCTTGAAACGTTTGACTGCGACGGTGTACTTTTCACCGGGCGTTTTACCCCGGAGTCCAGCCTGGTAAGGCTCGGCGAGCTGCGGCTGGACCCCAACAGCGGCGGGCCGGTTATCGACCAATACGGGCGTTGCTCTGACCCGGCGTACTTTGCCGCCGGTAATGTGTTGCGGCCTGTAGAAACGGCAGGGTGGTCATTTCGCGAAGGTCGCCAGATCGCCAGCCTGATCGCTGACGATCTGCGTGGGCAACTCCCGTCATCCCGTCAAACAGTTGAGGTTCGCTGTAAAGGCGAACTGAAACTCTGCGTGCCTCAGCGGTTGAACCTTTCTCCTGTGCCGGGCATGAAACATCTTCAACTGCGCGTGAACAAAGCGGTGCGTGGGCGCCTGGTGGTGAGGGCTGACGGCCAGGCGTTGTGGTCGCGCTCGGCGTGTTATCTGCCCGAGCGCAGAATTTTGATACCGATTGCCGGCCTGAACGTGCCCCAGGGTGTTCAGCAACTTGAAGTCGACTTTGTCGCCGAATAACAAAAGGAGACCTGAAGCATGCGCATCGCCGCTATCGATCAAGGCACTACCAGTACCCGCGTAATGGTGGTCGACCAGAATGGTTCAGCTGATATCCAGCTCTCGCTGCGCCATCAACAGCATCACCCCCATCCAGGTTGGGTCGAGCATGACCCACTGGAGCTGCTTAACAATATCCAGCGTTGCCTGGAGTCCACTGGCCGGGTGGATGCGATCGGCATCGCCAACCAGGGGGAAAGCTGCCTGGCCTGGGATGCCAAAACGGGAGAACCCCTGTCTCCGGTGATCGTGTGGCAGGACAATCGCACCACGGCTGAGATCACCAAGCTGCGCAGCGCCGGGCGCGAGGCGTTGACCCTGGAACGCGCCGGGCTGCCGCTGGACCCGTATTTCTCTGCCAGCAAACTTGCCTGGATCGTGCAACACCTGCCCGCCGCTAAAAGCGCGCTCAACGCCGGGCGTCTTCGCCTTGGGACTACCGATGCGTACTTTCTGGACCGGCTCACCGGTGTTTTCGCCACCGATGTGACCACCGCGTCGAGAACCTCGCTGATGAATTTGTCGACTGGCCAATGGGACTCTGATCTCTGCGAACTCTTTGGTGTGCCCATGGAATCGCTGCCTGAAATCCGCGACACCGTGGGCAATTTTGGTGAAATCGGGGTTACCCCGGTGACGGCGTCCATCGTC
This genomic window from Pseudomonas sp. Bout1 contains:
- a CDS encoding NAD(P)/FAD-dependent oxidoreductase, with amino-acid sequence MKPIKTEHVDVAIIGGGPSGLAAAVQLRRLGVEKVLVIEREPEAGGIPRHCGHPPFGFWEYGRIYSGPAYARRNVSEALNAGVDIRVKHSVIKLGAGGRLEVVSPQGQTRLQAQRVLITTGARETPRSAQLVGGDRPLGVINTGAFQSYLYLEHLKPFERPLIVGTELVSLSSIMSCRRAGIRPVAMIEANNRATARWPLSLFPRLCGVPMHYGAQLVEIHGTGRVDGASVRLANGSLETFDCDGVLFTGRFTPESSLVRLGELRLDPNSGGPVIDQYGRCSDPAYFAAGNVLRPVETAGWSFREGRQIASLIADDLRGQLPSSRQTVEVRCKGELKLCVPQRLNLSPVPGMKHLQLRVNKAVRGRLVVRADGQALWSRSACYLPERRILIPIAGLNVPQGVQQLEVDFVAE